The Lutzomyia longipalpis isolate SR_M1_2022 chromosome 2, ASM2433408v1 DNA window GCTTAAGAGAGAACCTCAAAGAGgctttaaattttgtgaatcTAAACCACAAATCTGTCTCCCACGTAAAAGTAATTCAATTCACTCTGTGTAGCAACACATGATTTAAACAAGAGTGGGGCATTAAAAGTGTTTGATAATGCGcgtattaattatttaaattgctaAATTGATTGTTTTACAACATCCTGCCTTGTGTCTTGCATTTTAATGCCGCCCCGTTAAGCTCTGCGACGTGGGTTTGACTTATTTGAGGCATATACGGATGGAATTAGGAGGTGGTAGGAGCAAGGGGTTACCGACGAAGGGCACATCGGGGGCTGTGAAGACGCTTGAGTAAACAGACACATCGTATATGAAAATGTTGACAAGACTTTTCATTGTTGGGGAGGGAGGGATGACATACGCCACCCACACACGTGGTGGGTGGTTGATGTCGCAAAGACCGAGGTGCCAGCATAAAACACACCGgaagtattaaattttattatagaaaatggtacaaagaagtttattttatcGGGTGCCACTTGGTGCGTTGGGTGGTGTGGTAAAGGAGCACGGTGGCCCCCTGGAGGAATTTTGGCGGGCACATTGAAAACACCAAAAAGTCACGTTTATTCGATTTGTATTTCATTTGATTATGCAAATTCACCCCTCTTGAAAATTGGGGTTATCACATACATATGTCACATCCGTGCGCCGTGTATAAAGTCTTCGCTTGTCGTCAAGGTGGGTCGGATGGGCGCCTCTTTTTGGGGTTTGTTCAGCGCCCTACAGCAGGAATAACATATAGGGAGGCGCCACTCAGTGGCACAGTGTGGCAGATGGTTGAGGATAAATTGGGGGTTTCTCCGCATTCGCACGAGGATGATCTTTGGAATTGGGTTGGAATTGTTGGAGTATTATCCTTTTATATTGAGTGAATGTTATTGACTTATCATGCAGAAAACCCCTCAAGAGTCTCCCTAAATAAAGCTACTCCGCTACCCCCGACTGTTCTGTGTTAGATCTTTGCGAGGTTGAGGACTTGGGGATTTATCGAAAGTGTCTGTTTAACTTTAAACTTTTTGCATAatccaattttatttcttttaacacACTTTGCAAAGACATTTTGTTTTCATGTGAGTATTTTGGGAAGTTGAACGAAATTAATTCAGTGGAAATCAGGgggaaataatttctaaaaatttttcatggttcatattgaattttggGTGTTTCATGGTGCAATGGATAGTGTATTTGGCTTCCATCCAAAAAGTCTTGGGTTCGAGGACAGTCGTTGTATGCTGAGAGGAtaagtttatatttttattagacATTTCCTGGTGCAATTATTAGATTTGGGAACAAATAAgagtatataatatttattaaattgtttattgcTATTTTAAATGtctattttataaaatgtgaactttattttaaatttttgaatcaccctgacaaaaaaacatttgaatttttcggATTATAATCTTTCATTgctaaatgaataaaatctgTAAAACCATCTTTGATATTTCTAAATATAGAATTTAGTACCTATACTGTTCTATTCTAAACTCTTCTTTTTAACTGTcacaaaaattatcatttccTAATGTAGGACGATAATCCTACATGGGCTAATAACTACCCTTAATTCTgagctaacgggtcccgaactgaatcggacgagcaacagtgggctactgatacctatgagtgcctgatgagcggcatagagctaacgactcatctcactctttcacccagagcagtccaaccctagacacacatagtgccatagctcaacatataatacggtagaagggtttctctaccggggcacatagcattgttctacatCTCGGCCTTCCTGATATGATCAATGTCCTCATTGATGAAGTGAATGGTCAATCCAGTGTCCTGATTCTTTCCGCTGTAATTCATCGTTGTCATCTTGTTTCTTAAATCTCTTGCCTTTCTTCCATGGGGGAGTACACATAGTACTATGAGCTCTGTGAAAGAACTAAGCCTGGGGCTCAGCTAGTGAAGACGAAGTCTTCTTGCTTCGGCTCTCGTCTTGGTTAGCAATTTATCTTCCTTCTATCTAATTCTTAATTCCTATTGTACGTTTCGTGTTGCTTTCCTTCTTTGCATCTTGGTTTAGCGCACTCAGCTTTCAAGCGGCACACAGCCAATGCTTGACTTCGGCACATAGCCTTCCTTAACATCAATCCAGTCCTCATTTCCGGTCGTAGGCTTAAGATTCTCTTCCTTCATTACCTCTAGATTGTGTCTGAGTGGGGCatataatatttgatattttaaatccTTCACATTTCTTTGTTGCTTCCTCGTTGTATGACCATTCtctaaaatgacaaagaaattattctccaTTTATATTTAGTAGGCTTACCTTGAGAtcttaatttcacttttctgtcctgaaaaacaactaattaaaatctcgaataaataacaatgcatttctgtaatttcttttttttttttttttttatttgacttcACACCTGACTACACTCAGTAGGTTTAAGCTTCTTTATTTCctcgaaattcaatttaattattcctaCATTGGAATTCATCGGAATTATTGTGGGCACTGAGCAATCAAATGTCCGGGCTTCTTGCATTTGTAGCAAAGTTTCTCAGAGCTCCGTTGCTCCTTGGTGGTTTTCTGCTCTTTCTCACTTTTGGCTCCCCTGTGTACTTCACGCTGAGATTCTCCATTGTCATCCTTCTTGCCATGGCGGTACGGATGGTAGCGGCCTGAATTCTGCCCAAAGTTGCGCTTGGAATAGCGCCTGTCTTGCTTGGGATCGTCTGCGTTTTCATTGCCTTGTTCCGCATCAATTAGCACACGGAGAAGTTGTGGAAGAGATGCGAAATTTTGCGTCAACAATGATGTCCTCAACGACTCGGATGGAAGGCccattattatatatttcatgGTGGTTTTGTCATCAACCTTGGCCTTCGCCGCTAGGGCCATCATGTTGTGGAAGTACGATGAGGTTGTTTCATTCTTCGCCTTGCGACGGCTGTCGAGTTGTTTGTGTATTTTCGCGAAATCCACCACGGTAGGGAAGAATTGTAGCAATTCATCGCGAAATTTCGCCCACGTATCCAGCCTCGCTTTGGCGCCATGGAACCACTTTTCAGCGGGTCCCCTCAGTCGCATGGACGCATAAAGGATTGTAATCCTCTCTTCCCAATGATACATCAAACGCGCATTTTCAACTTCTACAAGCCAATCCTCTGTGTCAACGCAGTCGGCCAAATCTGGATCAAATCGCTGGATTATTGCGCTTAGTTCCTTTGGTCCCATGGGCATGGCAACCGTGGAGTTTTGCCTTCTCGACATTGTTTTTTCCTGCagttaaaagaattgaattacaCATAGcatctttaacttttttaccTTTGAAAATCCTCTCTGTCCATCTTTTATATCATCTTACTTACTCTGCTGCGATTTCTTTGCGATATTTAATGAacttttccttgaatttcctTGCAATACACCTTGAACACTCAAATGACTTGCATAAAATGACAATAATATGATGCAATACCCGAGCATTCAATCGGCACGACCGAAATGTCACGATGTGGTCAAATTCCAGCAAAACATTTCGTGTTTCTCAATCTCGTCGAATTCATGTTTCAATAAACTCGGCTAATTTCACTAACCTATGAAACACttctaaaacattttgcattttttcatgaacatattttcctatttaattTCCCATGAAATCTATTCAAACTTTATCATGAATTGCCTGAAAATGAATTCCTGTTAAGACATGTTACTGCAAGACAAGACAAGACAATTATTTTGTGCGGGTGGCCACCATTCACACAGAGCATACACAAAAGGGTCAACACAAAGAAATTTCTGgaattgccaaaaatttctcagaaattcATCATgactttttcaattcaaagaaACATATTCcccttcaattttttctctctttatttccCTTTCCTGGGGCACTCAGGGGTACTTGCGCTACTTCCATCGCCGGGTGCTCCTCCACACAGTTGCTGGGGCGCTTCTCGATGGTCTTCGCAGTCCTATCTTGCCGCATTTCGCTGTTTCTACGCCGCATTTTTCCTCCACGCGGTGGCGGCCATGTTGCTCTCTGCGTCGTCGTCTCTgcaattttcacttatttCTCACTCGCGCCGTGTTTTTCACGGTTTTCCACACGCAGTGGCACACGCGGACCCtatcccacttctgatatGTAGGACGATAATCCTACATGGGCTAATAACTACCCTTAATTCTgagctaacgggtcccgaactgaatcggacgagcaacagtgggctactgatacctatgagtgcctgatgagcggcatagagctaacgactcatctcactctttcacccagagcagtccaaccctagacacacatagtgccatagctcaacatataatacggtagaagggtttctctaccggggcacatagcattgttctacactaattgtattaaattttcatttggaaatcaatgtttttttttttactctcacTTGAAcaagcttgaaaaaaatccaataatttAGACACAAAACGTTttcaatttggaaaaaaatgcatacCAACTAGGACAATATAGGTTCATTGGTTGTAtatacgaaaagaaaatttcccaattaattttcaccctCTTGTGTTTGGATGGTGTTTCTACGTATTGTGGAATTCTCTCAGAAACCACATATGGTGGATGAATTTATCCAACAGTGTGGAAAAATCGAGTTTCTCTAAAGTGATTTTCCTCCTCTATCCCCTATTCATAGCTGCAgtttattccaaaaaatacACTCAAAActatttctgaaaaaaaaataaataaataaatttgtctcTGGAGCTTTTGCAGAAAtctctcaatattttaatttaatttcctgaGAGTGTAATTAAAGAGtctgtgtatgtgtgtgttaGACGGAAAAAAGTGGAACGAATCTCTGGGGGTGGATGGTAAGAGGAAGAGAGGGACAGAaaaagagctaaaaaaaaagggcTCGGGTGTTGTGCATCTGAAATATCATCATGGGAAAAGCTCTCATAAATTGTCCCACATATTCATTCACAGCGGCGACAGAGGAACTTTCCATTCCAATATGCATATTGCCAAAGATATAAGCATCGTCTCTCGGCGTATGTATTGGAGGAGAAGCCACtcataaatgcaattttcaatattcaaatatGAGCGCATGTAAAGTGCTGAAATTggcatgaaaataaataatagctCTGTCGATACGGGCCCCATCCGCCCTCGCGGAGTGTCTGAGGCATTGGGCTTGCGCGCCCTTGGAATTTTTATGTGCACCAAAGATAAATTGTGTGCTTTGACCGAGAAAAATGTTACTCCTTGAAGCAGTTACTCGCACAACTCTACCATTTCAAACCCACACTTGCtgataaaatgttattttcatgcaaaaattcccaaaatttaCTGTCATGCGAACATCCCATAGCACTTCTTGGCCAACATTTTGAGTAATGACAACCATCCGCCCAATTGCAGCAGCTGCTAGTGCCGTACACGGATTGCCCTATGCGAACCCTCCTTCAATCAACATTTCATTCGCGCACCAGAGAGCGGGAAAAGAAAAACCCATAGCTGAAGAAAAGCTCtcaagtggagacgcctggttgttCCACCTGCTTCTCTACATCACAAGTATTTATTGAATTCATTTTCCCTATTTACACAGATATAACTTTTAGCACCCAGGCAGATAATACCACAAGATAGGAAGACACTATATATGAGGAAAAGTTACCGCATCCAATGTGAGCTTTCAGCAACCTGTGTATATTCCATGGGTAgaataaacatttcatttaCCATAGCGGAGGTGgctaaaattgcataaaaaagtGCAGAATTTCACGCGAGTAAATAGCAAATTCATTCATAGTTGCAACGAGTGAAGACGCCTAATTTTCACAACCACCCACTGCCTTTCAGCACATTCTACATTGCCTCGGGAAGCACAAAAATCATAAACATTATTAGAGAAATATCTCCCAAGACTCCCGTGTAaagtttgaataaattttcactcttTCTTCTTGTCACGGTAgagttgaaaatatttgaaaattttagattttcttgatgcgtgttttgacatttataactaaagggttttttttaaagaagattttttgacatttcttaatttttcatgaaattacGCAACTCTGGGCGCCTTTTTAAAGATTCGAGATAAGTAAATAACCCGAGcaattttaggatttttttttataatctaatttccaaaaaagttcattcatttctttatGGGAAAATCACATATTTGAGAAAGAATTGATACACATAGAGaataagtgagaaaaaacacgaaaatctttcttttggTCCTCTACAAAGTTACGTGTACTTCCATTGGTAGTCcgaatgatgaatttttccatataggaccgaataaacttttttaaattaaaattcaataaaacatttttttctcatctttatCTATAATCATAACAACTTTGTGCATTGTGAGTACAAGAAGTTGAATCCTACCATGGAGACTGGCTACTTTCGCCGGGACTTTTCCGCTTCAACAAC harbors:
- the LOC129790924 gene encoding uncharacterized protein LOC129790924 yields the protein MSRRQNSTVAMPMGPKELSAIIQRFDPDLADCVDTEDWLVEVENARLMYHWEERITILYASMRLRGPAEKWFHGAKARLDTWAKFRDELLQFFPTVVDFAKIHKQLDSRRKAKNETTSSYFHNMMALAAKAKVDDKTTMKYIIMGLPSESLRTSLLTQNFASLPQLLRVLIDAEQGNENADDPKQDRRYSKRNFGQNSGRYHPYRHGKKDDNGESQREVHRGAKSEKEQKTTKEQRSSEKLCYKCKKPGHLIAQCPQ